The genomic region TGTCCATCCGGGCCGGGCGCCTGGTAGATGTACTCATTCCCCCAGGGATCGGTCGGCAGGGCCTTGGTGGTGTAGGGGCCTTTCCAATTGCGCGCGCTGCTTGGCTTCGTCACGAGAGCCTGCAAGCCTTCCTCGGTCGTCGGGAAGCCGTCGTTGTCCAGCCGGTACTGCTGGAGCAGACTGCTCAGCGTCGAAATGTCGCTGGAGGCCGACGCTTTCTTCGCGTCGCTGGTGCGGCTGACGAGGCGCGGGACGATGAGCGCCGCCAGGATCGAGAGGATCAAGATGACGACAAGCAGCTCGATGAGCGTAAATCCACGGCGGGATCGCAGAGATGGGCGGGATCGGTGTAGGTTTCTGTTTTTCATTTGACTAGGTTCTGCGCTTCGAAGATGGGGAGTAGCACGGACAGGACGACAAACCCTAC from Capsulimonas corticalis harbors:
- the gspG gene encoding type II secretion system major pseudopilin GspG yields the protein MKNRNLHRSRPSLRSRRGFTLIELLVVILILSILAALIVPRLVSRTSDAKKASASSDISTLSSLLQQYRLDNDGFPTTEEGLQALVTKPSSARNWKGPYTTKALPTDPWGNEYIYQAPGPDGQDFLITSYGADGQPGGDGDAADITSDQ